From the genome of Gemmatimonas phototrophica, one region includes:
- a CDS encoding sensor histidine kinase: protein MSRPRIRLRFTVLYAATLLLVLVSAATVLRFALRATLEREFEESVRASAGLVTQFFRTEVNEYRTIDATLTHISGELVFEDRIIRYRRPDGTLFRTRTRMPRAQVKSIATPLQSVRFPLDPDLAPGWQVEVDASLANMQGLQGRIDRWFLFGIPLLVLAAAIAGWWLTGRTLEPVRRMAAAAARIAPASGARLPISDPDDELGRLGTRFNALLDRLDGALTQQRQFLADAAHELRTPIARMRARVELALLSAAHVPTVAEREDILSALDCELRAVTHQVDELLQLARADATGDEVMTNASRLFLDDLIADEIPRWQPQAQQLGVRLEVNALEETPIEGDATLLARLCGVLVDNALRYGAVAGTVRLSVRPQNGRAIFTVEDDGPGVATEDRGRIFDRFYRAESARHRRADGSGLGLAIAAWIVRRHAGDILVDRSDLGGARFTVALPLAVPAT from the coding sequence GTGAGTCGTCCACGCATCCGGTTGCGCTTCACGGTGCTGTATGCGGCGACCCTGCTGCTGGTACTGGTGAGTGCGGCCACGGTGCTGCGCTTTGCCCTGCGAGCCACCCTCGAGCGGGAATTTGAGGAGTCGGTGCGCGCATCCGCCGGACTGGTCACCCAGTTCTTCCGCACGGAAGTGAATGAGTACCGCACCATCGACGCCACGCTCACGCATATCTCCGGTGAACTGGTCTTCGAGGATCGCATCATTCGCTACCGGCGACCCGATGGCACCCTGTTCCGCACGCGCACGCGGATGCCGCGCGCGCAGGTGAAATCGATCGCTACGCCGCTCCAGTCGGTGCGCTTTCCGCTCGACCCTGATCTGGCGCCAGGGTGGCAGGTGGAAGTGGATGCCAGTCTGGCCAATATGCAGGGCCTCCAGGGACGCATTGATCGGTGGTTTCTCTTTGGAATTCCGCTGCTGGTGCTCGCGGCGGCCATTGCCGGCTGGTGGCTGACGGGCCGAACGCTGGAGCCGGTACGTCGCATGGCGGCCGCCGCCGCGCGCATTGCGCCGGCGAGCGGGGCGCGATTGCCTATCAGCGATCCTGACGATGAGCTGGGACGGCTGGGGACGCGCTTCAACGCCCTGCTCGATCGCCTCGACGGCGCGCTCACGCAACAGCGGCAATTTCTCGCGGACGCCGCCCACGAACTTCGCACCCCCATTGCGCGCATGCGCGCCCGCGTGGAATTGGCGCTGTTGTCGGCCGCGCACGTGCCCACCGTGGCCGAGCGGGAGGATATTCTCTCGGCGCTCGACTGTGAACTCCGCGCCGTGACCCATCAGGTGGATGAATTGCTGCAGCTGGCGCGCGCCGACGCAACGGGCGACGAGGTCATGACGAACGCCTCGCGGCTGTTTCTCGATGACCTCATTGCGGACGAAATCCCGCGGTGGCAACCGCAGGCACAGCAACTCGGGGTGCGTCTGGAAGTGAACGCGCTCGAAGAAACGCCCATCGAGGGCGATGCCACCTTGCTCGCGCGACTCTGCGGCGTGCTCGTGGATAACGCGCTACGCTATGGCGCCGTGGCGGGAACTGTTCGTCTGTCGGTGCGTCCGCAGAACGGGCGTGCCATCTTCACCGTGGAAGACGATGGCCCCGGCGTGGCTACCGAAGACCGCGGCCGTATCTTCGACCGATTTTATCGAGCGGAGTCCGCGCGCCACCGGCGGGCGGATGGGAGCGGTCTCGGTCTCGCCATTGCCGCCTGGATTGTGCGGCGGCATGCCGGCGATATTCTCGTGGACCGGAGTGACCTGGGCGGTGCCCGCTTTACCGTGGCGTTGCCTCTGGCGGTCCCGGCCACCTGA
- the acnA gene encoding aconitate hydratase AcnA has translation MSHPNSFGSRSTLKVGDRQYAYFRLDALDGLAGSTASTLPFSLRVLLENLLRGEDNAFVKQADVEALARWNVKASVDKEIAFRTARVLLQDFTGVPCVVDLAAMRDAMVALGGDPTRINPLQPVDLVIDHSVQVDEYGTEAALLLNTELEFERNGERYQFLKWGQTALRNFRAVPPGTGICHQVNLEYLAQVVFTAPDGTETLAYCDSLVGTDSHTTMINGLGVLGWGVGGIEAEAAMLGQPVSMLIPEVIGFKLHGKLPAGATATDLVLTCTEMLRKKKVVGKFVEFYGTGLSSLALADRATIANMAPEYGATMGFFPVDDETLKYLRLSGRTEEQVALVEAYTKAQGLFRTDATPDPVFTDTLELDLSTVVPSLAGPKRPQDRVPLSQSKAMYREALAAQRAVQNGTAANGAAAATMVAEGGPADAAGVSVTYKGQSFTLSDGHVVIAAITSCTNTSNPSVMLAAGLLAQKAVALGLTSKPWVKTSLAPGSKVATEYFHKAGLMDSLNALGFNVVGYGCTTCIGNSGPLPTEISEAIDAGKLNVAAVLSGNRNFEGRVNPQTRFNYLASPPLVVAYALAGRMDIDMATEPLGIGANGPVFLRDIWPTQQEVEDTILGSVKREQFTTQYADAFKGDKYWQAIEAPTGSQYAWDSNSTYVKNPPYFDGMTMTPPGIRPITGAKVLGMFGDSITTDHISPAGSIAAASPAGKYLSALGVEKKDFNSYGARRGNHEVMMRGTFANIRLKNELTGGKEGWWTATAPGAEPEALYDVAMARQAAGVAQIVIAGKEYGTGSSRDWAAKGTMLLGVRAVIAESFERIHRSNLVGMGVLPCEFVNGETRQSLGLTGFETYEIVGLDDTLTPRATLTVQATAPDGSVKSFSVRCRIDTPEEMQYYKHGGILPYVLRSLVAR, from the coding sequence ATGTCGCATCCCAATTCGTTCGGCAGCCGCTCCACCCTGAAAGTGGGCGACCGTCAGTATGCGTACTTCCGACTCGATGCCCTTGATGGCCTCGCCGGGAGCACGGCCAGCACGCTCCCGTTCTCGTTGCGCGTGCTCCTCGAAAACCTGCTGCGAGGCGAAGACAACGCCTTCGTGAAGCAGGCAGACGTTGAGGCGCTGGCGCGCTGGAACGTCAAGGCATCGGTAGACAAGGAGATTGCCTTCCGCACCGCGCGGGTGCTGCTGCAGGACTTCACCGGCGTGCCCTGTGTCGTGGATCTCGCGGCCATGCGCGACGCCATGGTGGCGCTGGGCGGCGACCCCACTCGCATCAATCCGCTGCAGCCCGTGGATCTGGTCATCGACCACTCGGTGCAGGTGGATGAATACGGCACCGAAGCGGCGCTGCTGCTCAACACGGAGCTCGAGTTCGAGCGCAACGGCGAACGCTATCAGTTCCTCAAGTGGGGACAGACGGCGCTGCGCAACTTCCGCGCGGTTCCGCCGGGCACGGGCATCTGCCACCAGGTGAATCTCGAGTATCTCGCGCAGGTGGTGTTCACCGCGCCGGACGGCACCGAGACGCTCGCGTATTGCGACTCCCTCGTGGGCACCGACTCGCACACCACCATGATCAACGGCCTCGGTGTGTTGGGCTGGGGTGTGGGCGGCATTGAAGCGGAAGCCGCCATGTTGGGGCAGCCGGTGAGCATGCTGATCCCCGAAGTCATTGGCTTCAAGCTGCACGGCAAGCTGCCAGCTGGCGCGACGGCAACGGATCTGGTGCTGACCTGCACGGAAATGCTGCGCAAGAAGAAAGTGGTGGGCAAGTTCGTGGAGTTCTACGGCACGGGGCTGTCGAGCCTCGCGCTCGCCGACCGCGCCACCATTGCCAACATGGCCCCGGAGTACGGCGCCACGATGGGCTTCTTCCCGGTGGACGACGAGACGCTGAAGTATCTGCGACTCTCCGGCCGCACCGAGGAGCAGGTGGCGCTGGTGGAAGCGTATACCAAGGCGCAGGGGCTGTTCCGCACCGATGCCACCCCTGATCCGGTGTTCACGGATACGCTCGAACTGGATCTGAGCACGGTGGTGCCGAGCCTCGCCGGCCCCAAGCGCCCGCAGGATCGCGTACCGCTCTCGCAGAGCAAGGCGATGTACCGTGAAGCACTCGCCGCGCAGCGCGCGGTGCAGAACGGCACGGCGGCCAACGGTGCTGCGGCAGCCACCATGGTGGCAGAAGGTGGCCCGGCCGACGCGGCCGGTGTGTCGGTGACCTACAAGGGACAGAGCTTTACGCTGAGCGATGGCCATGTGGTGATTGCGGCAATCACGAGCTGCACCAACACCTCCAATCCGTCGGTCATGCTGGCGGCCGGCCTGCTGGCACAGAAGGCGGTCGCGCTGGGGCTGACCAGCAAGCCGTGGGTGAAGACGTCGCTGGCCCCGGGCTCCAAGGTGGCCACGGAGTACTTCCACAAGGCCGGGCTGATGGACTCGCTCAATGCGCTCGGCTTCAACGTGGTGGGCTACGGCTGCACGACGTGCATTGGCAACTCGGGTCCGTTGCCCACCGAGATCAGCGAAGCGATTGATGCGGGCAAGCTCAACGTGGCGGCGGTGCTCTCGGGCAACCGCAACTTTGAAGGGCGTGTGAATCCGCAGACGCGCTTCAATTATCTGGCCAGTCCGCCGCTGGTGGTGGCGTACGCCCTGGCCGGCCGCATGGATATCGACATGGCCACGGAACCGTTGGGCATTGGTGCCAACGGCCCGGTGTTCCTGCGCGATATCTGGCCGACCCAGCAGGAAGTGGAAGACACGATTCTCGGCAGTGTGAAGCGGGAGCAGTTCACCACGCAGTACGCCGATGCGTTCAAGGGTGACAAGTACTGGCAGGCCATTGAAGCGCCCACGGGTAGCCAGTACGCGTGGGACAGCAACAGCACGTACGTGAAGAACCCGCCGTACTTCGATGGCATGACGATGACGCCGCCGGGCATTCGCCCGATCACGGGCGCCAAGGTGCTGGGCATGTTCGGTGATTCGATCACCACCGACCACATTTCGCCGGCCGGTTCCATTGCGGCCGCGAGCCCCGCCGGCAAGTACCTGTCGGCGCTGGGCGTGGAGAAGAAGGACTTCAACTCGTACGGCGCCCGTCGCGGCAATCATGAGGTCATGATGCGCGGCACCTTCGCCAACATCCGTCTCAAGAACGAACTGACGGGGGGCAAGGAAGGGTGGTGGACGGCCACGGCGCCGGGTGCGGAGCCGGAAGCGCTCTACGATGTCGCCATGGCCCGTCAGGCGGCGGGCGTGGCGCAGATCGTCATTGCGGGCAAGGAATACGGCACGGGCTCGTCGCGTGACTGGGCGGCCAAGGGCACGATGCTGCTGGGCGTGCGTGCGGTGATCGCCGAGAGCTTCGAGCGCATTCATCGCAGCAACCTGGTGGGCATGGGTGTGTTGCCGTGCGAGTTCGTGAACGGCGAAACGCGGCAGTCGCTGGGGCTGACGGGTTTCGAGACGTACGAGATTGTGGGGCTCGATGACACGCTCACGCCGCGCGCGACGCTCACGGTGCAGGCCACGGCGCCGGACGGCAGCGTGAAGTCGTTCAGCGTGCGGTGCCGCATCGATACGCCGGAAGAAATGCAGTATTACAAGCACGGCGGCATTTTGCCGTACGTGTTGCGGAGTCTGGTGGCGCGCTAA
- a CDS encoding patatin-like phospholipase family protein codes for MTRFVLPDDSLPIDRTGPHRAVPRIGVVMGGGALKGLAHVGALRAIREAGITPKLYAGSSIGAMIAAAAASGRAPEDLMKRALGVRRRDLFRINHMGMIMERMLSRSIYLEAPLRALCDELVDEGTFDSFANPLLVSAVDIERGLPVVFGRPGFRNVRVRDAVYASCALPGFFPPGVVGDRVCIDGGTMDNLPVNIAGLDVDAIIAVDVGIADVPHAAGVAEQGFATIFMRAATMMMHEMQQATLDRWSGPPMLLVRPKVSHIGWFSFSHMEQLLEVGYESTREALKHLLEALAAPGGIFPRIEMEIGVDRERCTGCGLCAAHHSSLMALDSSHRAYPLEQVHIFSPADAAFARCCPVEAISVGPVAHRDPVADRLAQSA; via the coding sequence GTGACGCGGTTCGTACTGCCCGACGACAGCCTGCCCATTGACCGCACCGGCCCGCACCGTGCGGTGCCTCGCATTGGCGTGGTAATGGGCGGGGGGGCGCTGAAGGGGCTGGCCCATGTGGGGGCCCTCCGCGCCATCCGCGAGGCAGGCATCACTCCCAAGCTGTACGCCGGTTCCAGCATTGGGGCCATGATTGCCGCCGCTGCGGCCAGTGGCCGCGCGCCGGAGGACCTCATGAAGCGCGCGCTCGGCGTGCGCCGACGCGATCTGTTCCGCATCAATCACATGGGGATGATCATGGAGCGCATGCTGTCGCGTTCCATCTACCTTGAGGCGCCACTGCGCGCCTTGTGCGATGAATTGGTAGACGAAGGGACCTTCGACAGCTTTGCGAATCCCCTGCTGGTGTCGGCGGTGGACATTGAACGGGGACTCCCGGTGGTGTTCGGACGCCCGGGGTTTCGGAATGTGCGTGTGCGCGATGCGGTGTATGCCTCGTGTGCCCTGCCCGGTTTCTTCCCGCCCGGGGTGGTAGGGGACCGGGTGTGCATTGATGGCGGCACGATGGACAATCTGCCCGTGAACATTGCCGGGCTGGATGTTGATGCCATTATCGCGGTGGATGTCGGCATTGCTGACGTGCCGCACGCGGCCGGTGTGGCCGAACAGGGGTTCGCCACCATTTTCATGCGTGCCGCCACCATGATGATGCACGAGATGCAGCAGGCGACGCTCGATCGGTGGTCGGGGCCGCCCATGTTGCTGGTGCGTCCCAAGGTGTCGCACATTGGCTGGTTTTCCTTCTCCCATATGGAGCAGTTGCTCGAAGTGGGCTACGAATCCACCAGAGAGGCGCTCAAGCACCTGTTGGAAGCGCTGGCAGCGCCGGGGGGCATTTTCCCCCGTATCGAGATGGAGATTGGCGTGGACCGGGAACGCTGCACCGGATGTGGATTATGTGCCGCGCATCATTCTTCTCTGATGGCGCTGGACTCCTCCCATCGCGCATATCCACTGGAGCAGGTGCACATTTTCTCCCCGGCCGACGCCGCATTTGCCCGGTGTTGTCCGGTGGAAGCCATCAGCGTTGGCCCGGTCGCACACCGGGATCCCGTGGCCGACCGGCTGGCCCAGTCTGCCTGA
- a CDS encoding peroxiredoxin: MLLRSFAPFALTLALATAPFADSPLAAQSLKVGDMAPDFSVTTVSAIGVDRTPFTLSAHKGEVVVLAFFPQAGTPGCTTQMESYRDRYAALFNGGNKVTLVGVSTDDSGDLYGWSQKKKFPFRFATDGNKAVGKAYGASGLLWHKRHLYVIDPAGRIAYIARPFNQMSEAAYTDLGAAIQAAAGARPAP; this comes from the coding sequence GTGTTGCTGCGCTCCTTCGCTCCGTTTGCCTTGACCCTGGCGCTGGCCACCGCGCCGTTTGCCGATTCGCCACTCGCTGCCCAGTCACTCAAGGTGGGCGATATGGCGCCGGACTTCAGTGTGACCACGGTGTCGGCCATTGGCGTGGACCGCACCCCCTTCACGCTCTCTGCACACAAGGGCGAAGTGGTGGTGCTGGCGTTCTTCCCGCAGGCCGGGACACCCGGGTGCACGACGCAAATGGAGAGCTATCGTGATCGCTACGCGGCGCTCTTCAATGGCGGCAACAAGGTGACGCTGGTGGGCGTCAGTACCGACGACAGCGGCGATCTGTATGGGTGGTCGCAGAAGAAGAAATTCCCCTTCCGGTTCGCCACCGACGGCAACAAGGCGGTGGGCAAAGCCTACGGCGCCAGCGGTCTGTTGTGGCACAAGCGCCATCTGTACGTGATCGATCCGGCGGGGCGCATTGCGTATATCGCGCGGCCGTTCAATCAGATGTCGGAAGCCGCCTACACCGACCTTGGTGCGGCCATTCAGGCGGCTGCGGGGGCGCGTCCGGCGCCCTGA
- a CDS encoding flagellar protein FliS, translating to MPVPTPMFTNAVIDADRQAPDPLSLLVRAYDRAIRACETFDHRGAIASISVLRDALDLDSPASRSFDSLYKWCLERVDAHDFMGAAQCLRTLRDAWRRASQPSPLVSPSTWDDLPIC from the coding sequence GTGCCTGTCCCGACGCCCATGTTTACGAACGCGGTGATCGATGCCGATCGCCAGGCTCCTGATCCACTCTCCCTGCTCGTCCGCGCCTATGATCGCGCGATTCGGGCCTGCGAGACGTTTGATCATCGGGGGGCCATTGCGTCCATCTCTGTCCTCCGGGACGCCCTCGACCTCGATTCCCCCGCGTCCCGCAGCTTCGACTCCCTGTACAAGTGGTGTCTCGAGCGTGTTGATGCGCACGATTTCATGGGTGCGGCGCAATGCCTGCGAACGCTCCGCGACGCATGGCGCCGGGCCAGCCAGCCTTCACCGCTGGTCAGTCCTTCGACCTGGGACGACCTGCCCATCTGCTGA
- a CDS encoding diacylglycerol/lipid kinase family protein — translation MIALLVNPVAGRGDARRRAEAVEAALRTTGALQRYETQSRGDERRCAREACAAGATVLAVVGGDGSVHHAARGLLDVGAPIPLAIFAAGTGNDFVKSLQTPAHDAVAMAAAVARGQTQAVDVGVIDSVPFLNAAGLGFDVEVLERMQHPLWFTGTAAYVVTAVRALFGYTGFTVQHPDTSPPASDHRLMTVFANGRVFGGTFQIAPTASLTDGRLDVVNIASLAPLARPAVFWRATRGTHLQHPAVHHSQTVATTITSPTPLPFEADGELYRASNTTIQIAVRPAALRVIV, via the coding sequence GTGATTGCCTTGCTGGTGAACCCGGTCGCTGGCCGCGGCGACGCTCGACGGCGCGCCGAGGCCGTGGAAGCGGCCCTCCGTACGACAGGTGCCCTGCAGCGCTACGAAACACAGTCGCGCGGGGATGAGCGTCGGTGTGCACGCGAGGCCTGCGCGGCCGGAGCCACCGTGCTGGCCGTTGTTGGCGGTGATGGATCAGTGCATCACGCGGCGCGCGGCCTGTTGGATGTGGGAGCTCCCATTCCCCTGGCGATCTTTGCTGCCGGGACCGGGAATGACTTTGTCAAATCGTTGCAAACCCCGGCGCATGATGCCGTGGCCATGGCGGCCGCGGTGGCGCGTGGGCAAACGCAGGCGGTAGATGTTGGCGTGATCGACTCGGTCCCGTTTCTCAACGCCGCAGGGCTGGGCTTTGACGTGGAGGTGCTGGAGCGCATGCAGCACCCGCTGTGGTTCACGGGCACCGCCGCCTACGTGGTAACGGCCGTACGGGCACTCTTTGGCTATACCGGCTTCACTGTACAGCACCCCGACACATCTCCGCCCGCCAGCGACCACCGACTGATGACCGTCTTTGCCAATGGACGCGTGTTCGGCGGCACCTTTCAGATTGCCCCCACCGCGTCGCTCACCGACGGACGACTCGACGTCGTCAACATTGCGTCGCTGGCGCCGCTCGCCCGCCCCGCCGTGTTCTGGCGCGCCACGCGCGGCACGCACCTGCAGCACCCTGCCGTACACCATTCACAAACGGTGGCGACCACCATTACGAGCCCCACGCCCTTGCCCTTTGAGGCCGACGGCGAATTGTATCGCGCCAGCAATACCACCATTCAGATTGCCGTCCGTCCCGCCGCGCTGCGCGTGATTGTCTGA
- a CDS encoding TolC family protein, translated as MSAIRVLPTVAVATLLLAAGAPSPLQAQSTLGLPEALAVARQSGPLRKMTDARRQVGLGQVGESTQWMNPSIEWRRENLGSPLQPDIFATVYLPFDFSGRRLALRQAAAAGRQRVTADASADQRDAELTVARAWLRAASALGTLEIVTQQHDALREIARVDNERLREGLVSEAVGLRTSLEADRARVALVSARNEAIVARTELARLLGVSDTQLPLVAAIQAPTLPSAPDSATAVSAALTHRAEVRAREAAVQEAQRRLTAEHRGVLGEVQLQGGTKETGGFMTGQVGLAMPMPVFNRNSGARQRATGQLNEARVWRDDLLRVVQGGVLSALQHYREVQSAALDAGTFDARGADVARIARLSYREGHITLTELLDAERAAADAMQAQLRWAGDAWMARLELERSLGARLHADSPLDLPVLASTPSGR; from the coding sequence ATGTCTGCGATCCGTGTACTGCCCACTGTGGCCGTTGCCACGCTGCTGCTCGCTGCCGGCGCCCCCTCGCCACTCCAGGCGCAATCCACGTTGGGATTGCCGGAGGCCCTCGCTGTGGCCCGACAATCCGGACCGCTCCGCAAAATGACCGATGCCCGTCGGCAAGTAGGGCTGGGGCAGGTTGGCGAATCCACACAGTGGATGAACCCGAGTATCGAATGGCGGCGGGAAAATCTTGGCAGTCCGCTGCAGCCGGACATCTTTGCCACCGTTTACCTCCCCTTTGATTTCTCTGGCCGTCGCCTCGCCTTGCGTCAGGCGGCCGCGGCTGGCCGACAGCGGGTCACTGCCGACGCCAGCGCCGACCAGCGCGATGCGGAACTGACCGTGGCACGCGCCTGGCTGCGCGCCGCCTCCGCGCTCGGCACCCTCGAGATCGTCACGCAGCAGCATGACGCGCTGCGGGAGATCGCCCGGGTGGATAATGAGCGTCTGCGCGAAGGACTCGTGAGCGAGGCCGTGGGCCTGCGCACGTCGCTGGAGGCAGACCGCGCGCGGGTGGCCCTGGTGAGCGCGCGCAATGAGGCCATCGTGGCCCGCACAGAGCTGGCCCGTTTGCTGGGCGTATCCGACACGCAACTCCCACTGGTCGCGGCCATCCAGGCGCCCACGCTCCCCAGCGCGCCGGATTCCGCCACGGCCGTCAGTGCAGCCCTCACGCATCGGGCCGAAGTGCGCGCCCGCGAGGCGGCGGTGCAGGAAGCCCAGCGCCGCCTTACAGCCGAACACCGCGGCGTGTTGGGAGAAGTGCAACTCCAGGGCGGAACCAAGGAAACTGGCGGATTCATGACGGGTCAGGTTGGGCTGGCCATGCCCATGCCGGTGTTCAATCGCAATAGTGGCGCGCGTCAGCGGGCAACCGGGCAACTGAATGAGGCCCGCGTGTGGCGTGACGATCTGCTGCGGGTGGTGCAGGGTGGTGTGCTGAGTGCACTGCAACACTACCGGGAGGTGCAATCGGCGGCGCTCGACGCGGGAACCTTTGACGCGCGCGGCGCTGACGTGGCACGGATTGCCCGCCTGTCATACCGCGAAGGGCACATCACGCTGACGGAGCTGCTCGACGCCGAGCGTGCTGCCGCCGACGCCATGCAGGCGCAGCTCCGCTGGGCCGGTGATGCCTGGATGGCCCGGCTCGAACTTGAACGATCGCTCGGGGCCCGGCTGCACGCCGACAGCCCGTTGGATCTCCCTGTGCTCGCTTCGACTCCCTCTGGTCGCTGA
- a CDS encoding response regulator transcription factor, translating to MRVLLVEDDDTLRESATAYLRATGFAVDPAATGKMARELAAVSPYDAVILDIRLPDDDGFALCTVFRARVPAPRILMATARDGVDDRIAGLDLGADDYLVKPYALGELVARVRALLRRPDHAAPTRLQVSDLILDPATREARRGAREITLTTKEFAVLEVLMRASGRVLTREFIGEHAWDDNFDPMSNVIDVYIARLRRKVDGPHDEPLLSTVRGAGYRLAPPRE from the coding sequence ATGCGTGTGCTCCTGGTGGAAGACGACGATACGCTGCGTGAGAGCGCAACGGCATACCTCCGGGCAACGGGCTTTGCCGTTGATCCCGCCGCTACGGGGAAGATGGCGCGCGAACTGGCTGCCGTCAGCCCATATGATGCCGTGATTCTGGATATTCGTCTCCCCGACGACGATGGCTTTGCCCTCTGCACGGTGTTTCGGGCCCGGGTGCCAGCCCCCCGCATCCTCATGGCCACGGCGCGTGACGGGGTGGACGACCGCATCGCCGGGCTTGATCTCGGCGCGGACGACTACCTCGTCAAACCTTACGCCCTTGGCGAACTCGTGGCCCGCGTGCGCGCCCTGTTGCGTCGTCCCGATCACGCGGCTCCTACCCGACTGCAGGTCAGTGACCTCATTCTCGATCCGGCCACCCGGGAAGCCCGTCGGGGCGCACGCGAGATCACCCTGACCACCAAGGAGTTTGCCGTCCTTGAGGTGCTCATGCGCGCCTCCGGCCGGGTGCTGACCCGGGAATTCATTGGTGAACATGCATGGGACGACAATTTCGACCCCATGAGCAACGTGATTGACGTCTACATCGCCCGCTTGCGACGGAAAGTGGACGGCCCGCACGACGAACCGCTCCTCAGTACGGTGCGCGGTGCCGGGTACCGCCTGGCCCCACCGCGCGAGTGA
- a CDS encoding efflux RND transporter periplasmic adaptor subunit, producing MPVLSFRSTKVARPAIGTMLMLSVATLYACGGTESAPAGDAAAEAASMATLDSATLSAEAVKIAGLSIDTARTAPWRASVTVPGRLELDPNSLETIGSITEGRITHVTVRVGDRVSAGQALVMIHSHEIMDARSSLASGTARVSAMEAERDLAITAAARAKRLFDNKAMSRAELERADVAQRVALANYDQAVAERDRARALVEHLAGLGPLPAGADEHDVIIRTPIAGMVTSREAQPGTVVLPGTPLVTVGSPEKLQIEMHVPEQQAVGIQTGATVRYTLTEVPGEHFDAVVTRVAPTVDTLTRMVQIIATRRGKTVGRAETFVQADISGSGTTSALTVPAGAVQALEGDTVVFASEPRGEGLFIKAMPVRVGRRNAERVELLSGLPEGTAVVVRGAAIAKAELLKRRGAGGGE from the coding sequence ATGCCTGTTCTGTCATTCCGTTCAACGAAGGTGGCGCGTCCCGCCATCGGCACGATGCTGATGCTCTCGGTCGCCACATTGTACGCGTGTGGAGGTACCGAGTCGGCGCCTGCTGGCGATGCGGCCGCGGAGGCCGCATCGATGGCCACGCTCGACAGCGCCACGCTCTCGGCGGAGGCCGTCAAGATCGCCGGGCTCTCCATCGATACCGCGCGCACCGCGCCCTGGCGAGCCTCGGTTACCGTCCCGGGGCGCCTGGAGCTGGATCCCAACAGCCTCGAAACCATTGGCTCCATTACGGAGGGGCGTATTACGCACGTCACGGTGCGGGTGGGCGATCGCGTTTCTGCCGGGCAGGCGCTGGTGATGATTCACAGCCACGAGATCATGGACGCGCGCAGCAGCCTCGCCAGCGGCACCGCGCGCGTGAGCGCCATGGAAGCAGAACGCGATCTGGCGATCACGGCCGCCGCGCGGGCGAAACGCCTCTTTGACAACAAAGCCATGTCCCGGGCAGAACTGGAACGGGCGGACGTGGCGCAGCGGGTTGCGCTCGCCAACTACGATCAGGCGGTCGCCGAGCGTGACCGGGCGCGGGCGCTGGTGGAACACCTGGCCGGCCTGGGCCCTCTGCCCGCAGGTGCCGACGAACATGATGTCATTATCCGCACCCCGATTGCCGGCATGGTCACCTCACGGGAGGCGCAGCCCGGCACGGTGGTGCTCCCCGGCACACCGCTGGTCACCGTCGGAAGCCCGGAGAAGCTGCAGATCGAAATGCACGTGCCGGAGCAGCAGGCGGTGGGTATTCAGACGGGCGCTACGGTACGCTATACGCTCACCGAGGTCCCCGGGGAGCACTTCGATGCCGTGGTAACCCGCGTGGCCCCCACGGTGGATACGCTCACGCGCATGGTGCAAATCATCGCTACGCGCCGAGGCAAAACGGTGGGGCGTGCCGAAACATTTGTTCAGGCGGATATCAGCGGCAGCGGTACCACCTCGGCACTCACCGTCCCCGCCGGTGCCGTCCAGGCGCTGGAGGGCGATACGGTGGTGTTTGCGTCGGAACCGCGCGGCGAAGGACTGTTCATCAAGGCGATGCCGGTGCGAGTGGGACGGCGAAACGCGGAGCGCGTGGAACTGCTGTCGGGCCTTCCGGAGGGCACGGCGGTGGTGGTGCGTGGTGCCGCCATCGCCAAGGCGGAGCTGCTCAAGCGCCGTGGTGCCGGCGGCGGGGAGTAG